The genomic DNA TGTATTtaacaatattacgtttcttctggtattttTCGAATgaaccgattatcttttgatagTCTCTGTCATTCATTGCTTGAAAggtatcttgcgtaagccaacccAGAATAATTTCCGACTTGagtcgtctctgaattaaagggatatgtttatcaacctTCGATTGAGTCAAAAGAGACAAGCTgtggaagttttcagtttcagtttcagtagctcaaggaggcgttactgcgttcggacaaatccatatacgctacaccacatctgccaagcagatgcctgaccagcagcgtaacccaacgcgcttagtcaggccttgagaaaaaaaaaaatatatatatatatatagatatatagatagatagatagatagatagatagatagatagatagatagatagatagatagatagatagatagatagatagataagcttacataaataaataaataaataataattatgatataaaaaaggtagtagtaatgaaaataataataataataataataataataataataataaaggtccTCGAGCAGTACGACGTCAAGGGGAAACTGCTAGACAACATCCAAGCCATATACGCCAACAGCAGGAGCGCAGTCCGCACCGCCAGTGGAACATCTGACTGGTTTCCAGTAACATCGGGGGTTAGGCAGGGCTGCAATCTCTCCCCTCTGTTCTTCGTGATCTACATGGACCAGATTACAAAGGAGGCCAACCCAGACCCTGAGGCACCCAATGAACTCATGTTTGCCGACGACCAGGCAATGATGAACAACGACAAGACACAGCTACAAGAGCACACAGACCAGCTCAACACAAGCTGCGAGAACTACAACATGAAGATCAGCGTCAGTAAGACCGAGGTCATGACCGTCAGCAGGAGACCAGAAAAATTGGACATCAGCATCAATGGAACCCAGTTGAAGCAAGCAAGCGAATTGAAGTACCTGGGCAGCATCTTCACTGAAATCGGCAaattagacagagaaacagagaccagATGCCAAAAAGCCAACGCAGTCAGCTACCAACTCGCCCCTCTCTTGAAACATCCCAGCATCCCCATGAGCACCAAGGCGAAACTCATCAACACCATTTACCTACCAACGCTCACATACCAGTGCCAGACATTGTCCTTAACAAAagcccttgagaaaaaaactGGTCACCTGCGAAATGAGATGCTTGAGCAAAGCAGTGaacaagaccaggagagacaagatcaggaatgaggtgatacgagacacggtaggaacaaaaccagtactacaacacatagaacaacagaggatcaagtggtttggacacctcacacgtatgcctcagaaccaaccagctcttcgggcatacaacaccaaatactctggctggagagccagaggaagaccaagacggcgctggagcgactcagtggcagacaccctcagagcccacgcgatgtccctcctccaggccactcgccttgctgctgacagacaactgtatctccccgcgacgcccaccggtacaagcggaaggaaaaaaccgaaaaaaaacaaaaaaaaacaaaaaaaaaccgaaacattTATCAACAACATGTTATAACGTTGCAATCCAAAAGGAAAGGGTTTTGTCTGGATACTCAAAGCTATAAATgtcagtgaaaggtgcagaaatgaggtctgattgaaaggcgttCAGATTAGactgtttaaatgaccgaaatgtgacaacagtatgacctgttttcgGTATTTTGAAGCCCTTAAACAGGAcatactggtgttgttgttgaagaagaagaagaaagaaagaaagaaagaaagaagaaagacagacagaaaaaaatagaaagaaagaagaagaggaggaagtggaggaggaggaggaggagaagaagaagaagaagaaagccaacaTGCTTCACGTAAGGCTTCAGCCTGGAAATGGCCCATGTCGTTGGCTAAGCTTTAAACACGATCCAATGAACTGAGGCCACCACCGTGGTATGGTTCCTCCCTGTCTGAATGAAATGACTATTTATTGTGATGAGGATGAAACCTTAATGAGACAAAACAGGGAAGAggaagcgtgcgtgtgtgtgtgtgtgtgtgtgtgtgtgtgtgtgtgtgtgtgtgtgtgtgtgtgtgtgtttgcgcgcgcatctgcaagtgtgtgcacgcgcgtttgtgtgaatgtgtgtgtgcacgtatgtgtgtgtgtgtgtgtgtgtgtgtgtgtgtgtgtgtgtgtgtgtgtgtgtgtgtgtgtgcgtgggtgcttgcttgcgtgcgtgcgtgcgtgtgtgtgtgtgtgtgtgtgtgtgtgtgtgtgtgtgtgtgtgtgtgtgtgtgtgtgcgcgcgcgcgcgcgcgcgtgcacgtgcgtgtgagtgtaagtgtgtgtgcgtgtgtatgtatgagagtgtgtgtgtgtgtgtgtgtgtgtgtgtgtgtgtgtgtgtgtgtgtgtgtgtgtgtgtgtgtgtgtacatgcatgcgtgcgtgtgtgcgtgtgtgtgtgtgtgtgtgtgtgtgtgtgtgtgtgtgtgtgtgtgtgtgtgtgtgtgtgtgtgtgtttgcgcgcgcgcatctgcaagtgtgtgcacgcgcgtttgtgtgaatgtgtgtgtgcacgtgtgtgtgtgtgtgtgtgtgtgtgtgtgtgtgtgtgtgtgtgtgtgtgtgtgtgtgtgtgtgtgtgtgagtgtgtgtgcgtgggtgcttgcttgcgtgcgtgtgtgtgtgtgtgtgtgtgtgtgtgtgtgtgtgtgtgtgtg from Babylonia areolata isolate BAREFJ2019XMU chromosome 11, ASM4173473v1, whole genome shotgun sequence includes the following:
- the LOC143287162 gene encoding uncharacterized protein LOC143287162, translating into MDQITKEANPDPEAPNELMFADDQAMMNNDKTQLQEHTDQLNTSCENYNMKISVSKTEVMTVSRRPEKLDISINGTQLKQASELKYLGSIFTEIGKLDRETETRCQKANADLTIN